Proteins encoded in a region of the Streptomyces sp. NBC_00310 genome:
- a CDS encoding RidA family protein yields the protein MIQRTTVPSLFTPPVYAHASVVEAGTKLAFLAGSVPLDADGKLVGEGDPVRQAEQVLANLGEQLRAVGSDFAHVAYTDVYVVSSEPAVLSAVWDVVEASGLSIGPHSSTLLGVACLGYTGQLVEITATAVVPESPVP from the coding sequence ATGATCCAGCGCACCACGGTCCCCAGCCTTTTCACGCCACCCGTCTACGCGCACGCGTCCGTCGTCGAGGCCGGGACGAAGCTCGCCTTCCTCGCCGGTTCCGTCCCGCTGGACGCCGACGGGAAGCTGGTCGGGGAGGGCGATCCGGTACGGCAGGCCGAGCAGGTGCTGGCCAATCTCGGGGAGCAGCTGCGGGCGGTGGGCAGCGACTTCGCGCATGTCGCCTACACGGACGTATACGTCGTGAGCAGCGAGCCGGCTGTCCTGTCCGCCGTCTGGGACGTCGTGGAGGCCTCCGGCCTCAGCATCGGCCCCCACTCGTCGACCCTGCTCGGCGTGGCCTGCCTCGGCTACACGGGCCAGCTGGTGGAGATCACGGCGACAGCGGTGGTCCCGGAGTCCCCGGTTCCGTAA
- a CDS encoding SDR family NAD(P)-dependent oxidoreductase — translation MVADVRDAEGAELAAELGGRSRYLPLDVTGEDGWQRTVAEVERDLGPASVLVNNAGIAE, via the coding sequence ATGGTCGCCGACGTCCGTGACGCCGAGGGGGCGGAACTGGCGGCGGAGCTCGGCGGGCGATCGCGCTACCTGCCCCTGGACGTCACCGGCGAGGACGGCTGGCAGCGGACGGTGGCAGAGGTGGAACGGGATCTGGGCCCGGCGTCGGTGCTGGTGAACAACGCCGGGATCGCCGAATGA